A single window of Flavobacterium sp. 140616W15 DNA harbors:
- a CDS encoding AraC family transcriptional regulator: MNFKALVYALLNNYLEQLKTKKMILGKAVNDDIKRIIISKKFMQKNNEREFPGIDFLAAKALMSISKYKKMFTKTIGVSPAVYFSDSKLEKAKEFIETKQYTVEEISIKLNYSSASYLTRRFTKRYGVSPKEYQNLL, from the coding sequence TAAATAATTATTTAGAGCAGTTAAAGACAAAAAAAATGATCCTTGGCAAAGCTGTTAATGATGATATAAAAAGAATAATTATTTCTAAAAAATTCATGCAAAAAAATAATGAGAGGGAATTTCCTGGGATTGATTTTTTGGCTGCCAAAGCATTAATGTCTATTTCTAAATATAAAAAAATGTTTACTAAGACTATAGGTGTCTCTCCTGCAGTATATTTTTCTGATAGTAAATTAGAAAAAGCAAAAGAGTTCATAGAAACAAAACAATATACTGTCGAAGAAATTTCAATTAAATTAAATTACTCCAGTGCTTCTTATTTAACTAGAAGGTTTACCAAAAGATATGGAGTTTCTCCAAAAGAATACCAAAATTTATTATAA
- a CDS encoding PLP-dependent aminotransferase family protein yields the protein MRKEVLYHKIAKIIEAQILSGTLRIGDKLPSLRSVQKIYGISLNTAKQTFLELESKSLIESRARSGYYVSISSQRKLALPSISKPDLSKKEKNPDELINKIYESLNRKDSRQFSLGIPDDSLLPIAKLSKGVIKITRDLGNKGLAIEPAQGNENLRRSIAKWALVLEGKLTGDDFVTTPGTMSAIFNCLTAVTKSGDTIAVESPVYFGILQLAKSMGLYVIELPTDPVFGVDIDALKKIIHKVNAVCLVSNFNNPMGSLMPDATKIRLVEMLTFYNVPLIEDDLFGNLYFGASRPKPCKIYDEAGIVMWCGGISKTLAPGYRIGWVAPGKFKNKIISQKLLQTVSMPSLYQEVVADFMEFGGYDQHLRKLRQTLHTNCLKYQRTIEDHFPANTKISQPQGGFFLWLELDERIDTAALYDLAIEQKLSYAPGRMFTQHDQFNNCMRLNFALQWDDNLEHDLRRLGQFFKKAL from the coding sequence ATGAGAAAGGAAGTTTTATATCATAAAATTGCAAAAATAATCGAGGCACAAATTCTTTCTGGAACATTAAGAATTGGGGATAAACTTCCATCATTGCGATCTGTACAAAAGATTTATGGTATTAGCCTTAATACAGCCAAGCAGACTTTTTTAGAGTTAGAGAGTAAATCTCTTATTGAATCACGAGCGAGATCTGGCTATTATGTAAGTATATCGAGCCAAAGAAAGCTGGCTCTACCGTCTATTAGTAAACCCGATTTATCTAAAAAAGAAAAAAATCCCGATGAATTAATTAATAAAATCTATGAATCCTTAAACAGAAAAGACAGCAGGCAGTTTTCTTTAGGGATTCCTGATGATAGCTTGCTTCCGATAGCCAAATTAAGCAAGGGGGTTATTAAAATTACCCGAGATCTTGGTAATAAGGGCTTGGCAATTGAGCCCGCTCAAGGGAATGAAAATTTAAGAAGAAGTATTGCAAAATGGGCATTAGTATTAGAAGGTAAATTAACGGGTGACGATTTTGTAACGACTCCCGGAACAATGAGTGCCATATTTAATTGTTTAACAGCTGTTACTAAAAGTGGTGATACAATTGCTGTAGAGAGTCCTGTGTATTTTGGAATTTTACAATTAGCAAAGTCAATGGGATTATATGTAATTGAACTTCCTACTGATCCTGTTTTTGGTGTAGATATTGACGCTTTAAAAAAAATCATTCATAAGGTAAATGCAGTTTGTCTGGTTAGTAATTTCAATAATCCGATGGGTAGTTTAATGCCTGATGCCACTAAAATAAGGCTGGTAGAAATGCTTACTTTTTATAATGTTCCACTAATAGAAGATGACTTATTTGGGAATCTTTATTTTGGCGCTTCCAGACCCAAACCATGCAAAATTTATGATGAAGCTGGAATTGTGATGTGGTGTGGCGGAATTTCTAAAACTTTAGCCCCAGGTTATAGAATAGGGTGGGTGGCTCCGGGAAAGTTTAAAAATAAAATTATATCGCAAAAACTATTACAAACGGTATCGATGCCTTCTTTATATCAGGAAGTTGTAGCCGATTTTATGGAGTTTGGAGGTTATGATCAGCATTTGAGGAAGCTTAGACAGACTTTACATACCAATTGCCTAAAATATCAGCGTACGATTGAAGATCATTTTCCTGCAAATACAAAAATATCACAACCACAGGGAGGCTTTTTTTTATGGCTGGAGCTAGACGAGAGAATTGATACTGCTGCACTCTATGATCTTGCGATTGAACAAAAATTAAGTTATGCACCTGGAAGAATGTTTACTCAACACGATCAATTTAATAATTGTATGCGGTTAAATTTTGCATTACAATGGGATGACAACTTAGAACATGATTTAAGAAGATTAGGTCAGTTTTTTAAAAAAGCATTGTGA
- a CDS encoding HD family hydrolase: protein MLSEKLLKQIDFIKEIDKIKYIQRKTKLFNSDRNENDAEHSWHLAVMAIVLAEHSDTAIDVLKVVKMVLIHDIVEIDAGDTFIYDTQKSHSNTDEERLAANRIFGLLPQEQAEEFIKIWEEFEAGETNEAKFAKAMDRLEPLLQNTSNNGGTWSEFGVKYDKVYEKKIAIKEGSSSIWNYAEKLIDESVEKGMLKK, encoded by the coding sequence ATGTTATCTGAGAAATTATTAAAGCAAATTGATTTTATTAAAGAGATTGATAAAATAAAATACATTCAAAGGAAAACGAAACTCTTTAATAGTGATAGAAATGAAAATGATGCTGAACACAGTTGGCATTTGGCTGTAATGGCAATAGTTCTGGCTGAACATTCGGATACTGCCATTGATGTTTTGAAAGTAGTTAAAATGGTGTTGATTCACGACATTGTCGAAATTGATGCTGGTGATACTTTCATTTATGATACTCAAAAAAGTCACTCTAATACTGATGAGGAGCGTTTGGCTGCTAATAGGATTTTTGGTTTACTGCCTCAAGAGCAGGCGGAGGAGTTCATTAAAATTTGGGAAGAATTTGAAGCTGGTGAAACCAACGAAGCAAAATTTGCTAAAGCAATGGACAGGCTGGAACCGTTATTACAGAATACGTCAAACAATGGGGGAACCTGGAGTGAATTTGGTGTGAAGTATGACAAAGTTTATGAGAAAAAAATAGCGATCAAAGAAGGCTCAAGCAGTATCTGGAATTACGCCGAAAAGTTAATTGATGAAAGCGTTGAAAAAGGAATGTTAAAGAAATAA
- a CDS encoding porin family protein — protein MKNTYTICIMLFFILKISAQQESFTFGINAGANWSTLKGEDIDNLSKEGSTKRAVGHSIGVTLDNKTSNYFGLKHELFYSQRVTTIRMEDEINPAFDSKFKRQYIDLFPASPTLYYKGFEVYAGPYLGLLLNASVQRKDENGNTYTDKTIYGTGEATGDYSQKMDAGFVAGLNYALPNGINIGARYIRGLVPILENSENKHQWKIYNESIFVTIGYKFRKK, from the coding sequence ATGAAAAATACATATACAATCTGCATCATGCTCTTTTTTATATTAAAAATTAGTGCACAACAAGAAAGCTTCACATTTGGCATAAATGCTGGTGCAAACTGGTCAACATTAAAAGGGGAAGATATTGACAATCTATCTAAAGAGGGATCTACCAAAAGAGCCGTTGGACATTCAATTGGAGTTACCCTTGATAATAAAACATCCAATTATTTTGGCTTAAAACACGAACTTTTTTATAGCCAACGAGTTACAACAATCAGAATGGAAGATGAAATAAATCCAGCATTCGACAGCAAATTTAAGCGACAATACATTGATCTATTTCCTGCAAGCCCTACTCTTTATTACAAAGGCTTTGAAGTTTATGCAGGGCCTTATTTAGGACTCTTATTAAACGCTTCAGTGCAACGTAAAGACGAAAACGGAAACACATACACCGATAAAACAATTTACGGAACAGGAGAAGCTACAGGCGATTACAGCCAGAAAATGGATGCGGGATTTGTAGCAGGATTAAATTATGCACTACCAAATGGTATTAACATAGGAGCAAGATACATTAGAGGTTTAGTACCGATATTAGAAAATTCCGAAAATAAACACCAATGGAAAATATACAATGAAAGCATTTTTGTAACTATAGGTTATAAATTCAGGAAAAAGTAA
- a CDS encoding TolC family protein: MIKNIKYKWVILLILLHISAVSKAQIDTTFTQVKMNYTHFLSLVNKNNLGYAAEKFNVNIAEADIEAAKVFPDPELAIGANDNGQRRMQMGYGFSSEVSWTLELGGKRKARINVAKSTNELTKALLEDYFRNLRAEATLNYLTSLKQKDIFKVQLNSYTILKNIAVADSIQYKLGNIAEIDARQSNLEANSMLNEVYQSEADWKTALLELGTMVGSQKADTLYLPSGDLAKFDRLFDLNELITAAENNRADLLAALKNKNVSQDLLKLAKANRAIDLGLGLGVESASIVSNAVAPTPSSNSISAGITIPLKFSNRNKGELKAAEFSMQQADVLYKQTELQIQIEVRKAYFNYLTTQKQIRQFNTGLLADAQKLLNGKVYSYKRGETSLLEVLNAQRTYNETQLNYYETLYNYAAALVELEKSAGIWDINF, translated from the coding sequence ATGATTAAAAATATAAAATACAAATGGGTTATACTTTTGATACTGTTGCATATTTCGGCAGTATCAAAAGCTCAGATAGACACCACATTTACACAAGTAAAAATGAATTATACTCATTTTTTATCCTTAGTAAATAAAAACAATTTAGGATATGCAGCTGAGAAATTCAATGTAAATATAGCAGAAGCAGATATAGAAGCTGCAAAAGTATTTCCAGATCCAGAACTTGCTATAGGAGCTAATGATAATGGTCAACGAAGAATGCAAATGGGATATGGATTTTCGTCAGAAGTAAGCTGGACATTAGAACTTGGTGGCAAGCGAAAAGCCCGAATAAATGTAGCAAAAAGTACAAATGAGCTTACAAAAGCATTACTAGAAGACTATTTTCGTAACCTACGTGCAGAGGCTACTTTAAACTATTTAACCAGTTTAAAGCAAAAAGACATCTTCAAGGTACAATTAAACTCTTACACTATTCTTAAGAACATAGCAGTAGCAGATAGCATTCAGTATAAACTAGGGAATATAGCCGAAATTGATGCGCGCCAAAGTAATTTAGAAGCCAACTCTATGCTCAATGAAGTGTACCAAAGTGAAGCCGATTGGAAAACAGCCTTATTAGAACTAGGAACTATGGTAGGAAGTCAGAAAGCAGATACTTTGTATTTGCCATCAGGAGACTTAGCAAAGTTTGACCGTTTGTTTGATTTAAATGAGCTAATTACCGCTGCCGAAAACAATCGTGCTGATTTACTAGCAGCATTAAAAAACAAAAACGTATCTCAGGATCTTTTAAAATTAGCCAAAGCAAATAGAGCAATCGACTTAGGATTAGGTCTAGGAGTCGAAAGCGCATCGATAGTGAGTAATGCCGTTGCTCCTACTCCATCATCAAACTCAATTTCGGCAGGCATTACAATACCATTAAAGTTTTCTAATCGAAATAAAGGAGAGCTAAAAGCAGCAGAATTTAGTATGCAGCAAGCTGATGTTTTATACAAACAAACAGAATTACAAATACAAATAGAAGTAAGAAAAGCATACTTTAATTATCTCACAACACAAAAACAAATACGCCAATTTAACACAGGCTTACTAGCTGATGCACAAAAACTTCTTAATGGAAAAGTATATAGCTATAAACGTGGAGAAACTAGTTTACTCGAAGTTTTAAATGCACAACGAACCTATAATGAAACACAACTTAATTATTATGAAACCTTATACAATTATGCTGCAGCACTGGTTGAACTAGAAAAATCAGCAGGTATTTGGGATATTAATTTTTAA